CTTCATGTCGGTGCTACAAGGAATCCGAGATTTGATCCTGTTCCATCTCATTCCGGTGtatcttcttcctctcgccaTGGTCATCATGATTCTTTCCTCAAGCGGGCACTCAGGAGCATCTTTAGCATGTGCAAGACTGCTACTCATGAGATCAATGAAAACCACCATGACATTATTGAGATCAAGGGTCACTTAGGACTTCCGGCAGATCCCTACCATGAGTTGCCAGAATTTGATGACCCGTTCGCTgaatgggatgctgcggatgaggctgctgttgctgctgctcatgccccTCTTTCTCGCCCACGTCGACGCGCTCGTGCCCCGACCCGTTCTcatcgctctcctcctcgtggccaagagatttttgatgaagaagaggagaccgaggaagaagaacctcACAACTACCGTGAGATCCCCGACTCGGATGAGGATGAAGAGATATCTGATGACggcgcccaagatgatgatgtgGACTAGACCATTTTGCACttttcattccctttttggcacttgaggacaaagggggagtgaagatgaccatttaTGTACCTTTGGGCTTGTATTATCATATTAAACTTGTATCGTATTTAAAAACTTGTGATGTGTGCTACTCTATGTTCAAAATTGTTTGATTGTCATATTTAAAACTGTTCTAAGAGTTGAATGATAGTGTGATGTTTTTTAATTTGTGATGACTTGCTGTTTTCTGTGTCTGTGCAGAAGGTCCGGACACTCCGGATACTtagccggatactccggacatcctGTCCGGACATCCTGTCCGGACATcctgtccggagtctccggatatatacccggagtctccggggtTCTTGCAGCCAACACAAATTCTCCTTGAGTGCATAACCTGTCATTTGCATCACACATTATTTTAGCACAcacttgctcaccccactgtaaaatgtataaagagtttttCATGTTTTCTTCATAATGTGCCAACTTTAACttttgagaagtcaatttgaaatttaaattcatggcatacattaaggggagCTCTTTATATGCTTAAGCTTacttttttattattattaaatgaaatacatgtgggttgtcatcaatcatcAAAAAAgaggagattgaaagatatctaagccccttagtgggttttggtggaagatgacaaagtacatgtatatctaatcatgttatcgagcatgtgtgcaggggctaagaatgatgaagcaaagcgtattacaaaaatatgacccctcaaaaagggaaatgaaaagcggtgtttcaaatttacttgaagaattagattttattttgaaattgagtataggaacaccgtactattaagagagactttgatccacaggtgttgatgtggtagttgtacttaagagaacctacaaaagccatgagaatcaaacctaccactaaaaaCAGCATTCTTGTGAAAATCCATGTTTATCCGAACTCTCCGGTTCAATATCCGGAATGTCCAAACATTgtgatccggagtatccggacagtcacccggagtctccgggtaacTGTTACTCCTCCGAAGTTTCTCTGggaccggagtctccggaccttatgtccggagtatccggacatatacccggagtatccgagTACCCTtcacccaacggctagttttctgtgagacggggtataaatacccccatacccctCCATTTCTCTCTCTCTTACTCATGAACCAGAACACGCCAGCAAGCAAaaggagagctctctcacttcccctctttcattcttaagtgattttcttaggggattcaagtgagattgttgcgaGAGTAAAGATTCGTGCTAGTAAGCTTttattccatctcttgagcacaacaccCTTAGCcagtggattcaagtttattactcttggagcttcaagctcctagatggctaggcgtcgcttgtgagtgttcaagcaagttgtgTGCACCACAAGAAGTTGGTGATCTTCATTCCTCTCGGAGGAACACATAGTAAGTAACCTTGGGTTTAAGCGTTGGTCTCACCTttggaagaggagcataggggcttttgagcaccgtctcttgaatccttcctcaacggagatgtagctCCTCTGGAAGTGAACTTCGGAAAACAAATTATGTCTCTCTTTTGTGCtccttactagttttattagatatatgcttgtgagactaactttctagggtttgaggtcgatctacaattatattagtctctagagcaagacaactggttAGGAACACTCCTAAGGTACTACTAGCTTGCCTAAATTTATtcgatctaaattgcagcatcaatatcttgttagtgcatacattgtttcatacccggactctctggacagtatttccggaaactccggatacAAAATCcgaagtatccggacatatatccagAGTATTTGGACACCTGTGCTACTGACAGTGTGTAAAgcgttttaagtttcagattagcctattcacctccctctaggcatcttgagatcaTTTTAGGATGCATAGAAAAAATTATGTACCTAAGTAAGAAGCTAAAACGACGTGTAATTTGGAAGGGACGGAGCAGTAAAATAGCGTGCCATCTTTCTAATAATAAACCTAAATTGTCAATGCACTCTAACGTAAGCGATTCCACTGCCTATTTCTGGCCACTTCCGAAGACTGACGAATCCCGAAGATCGACAGGCTACGGACACACGGACATATAGCTTCTTATCCATACCGGTCCATGTAGCACACGGACACGGATAGTTAACATAGATACAGAAAGCAAACAgtaatacaacataaatattatAGTCATATATATGCCACAGTAGCCAGCAATATCTTAACATGGTATATAACATATTGTCATCAAATAACTTAACACTACAATAGTCATATATTATCATCACCAGAAAACTTAATTACATGACTCCATCGTATTCATTAGCACCACTATTTGTGTCGGGCTTTTTCAAGATCCAGCACAGATATCTGCGGTAGTAGATCTATGCAACGTATTTTATCTCATACCACACGTTCATTATTCATACTCATTTATTTAAAAACAAGTGGTCAGATATTTTTGTTCATACTCCGTTTCTGAGCTATCTAGGTTTCACTTTCCTTAGTACGGAGGTAGAAATCTTTGGCATGAGATCAATGTCATGGCCACAAGTAGGAAAATTCACGGGTGGCGGAGGGAGAGATGTGTCCATTGTTGGCCCATCCTCTACAATGAACACAGCTGCCATGCCCATCGACAAATGAAACTCGTAATGACAATGCATGAACCATACACCTGCATACCATAAAATACAAATAAATACGGATGCCAATCTAAAGTAGACAACATCATAAATATCAGTAAACAATTTTCTAGAAAAACAAATCTGGAATTAGTTTGATTCAAGTGTCGTGGAATCCTCAGAAATTGACTCCTTCGGACCCCAAGTGTAAATGTTTGTGACTATTGTCACAGTGCACCAAATAGAAGTCGAAACTTCGAGACATGTTTTTTGCTTAACTTTCCTGTTTTATCACTATATGAAGTTAATTATCAGGTTGACTTCAGATCCCAAGTATAAATGTATGTGGCTATTCGCACATTGTTTTTGTTTCAGAATTTCATGTCCTACCAGACCCAGTTCAAGCATGATATTGCACGGCATAATAACTAACAAGAGGGACTTTGAATGTCATGATGAAATTCATGGTTAATAAACAAAAGGAACTAATAACATAATTCTGTACTGTCAACAAGGCCCAAACTTCTCATTTTACCAAGATTCTCACTAAACATCATAGAAACGAGTTCACTACACTCTTCTGATATATGGAGAATGCCGATGAGACCaatatttctcttttttattaGTAGGATTTTGCCAAACTTCATAGCACCAGAAGTGTTTTTGGGCGGCTCTGAAGCTTTCCTGGCAGCGACTTTTCTACAAACCCCTATGTGGGATGCTGCCAGTTTTTATTTCCTCTATATGAACATGTTTTTTCAAACTAAGGTAAGCGATTCCTCCACAGAATATTTTCTTTCCATGCACATGAAAAACGAGCATTTAAATCTTATACGCACCTGGATTATTGGCAACAAATCGGACGGCGATCCACCCAAGATTTGGGACGAGCACAGTGTTCTTCACTGGTGGATTCACATGGTTGTACCTGGCCCCATCCTTCACTGGATCATAATTGCCAAGCCCTTGTGCAAGCACGACCATGTCATGCCCGTGTAGGTGCATTGGATTTGAGTCACCCTGTAGCATTGCGGTGCTCTGGAAGACTATCTCCACGATGGCGCCATGTTGGAACCGCCGGACCAACGTCGCCTTGTAAGTCGGCTCTAGCCGCATCTCTTTGGGTCCAAACGGGATTAAGGCTTCATCAGTAAAATTGAATAATTTTGGTGGCATCTTTGGAAGATCTTGCACTTTTCCACAGGGGCCAGTGTGGTAGTAGTGTGCTTCTAGTAGTGGTGTCGACGTCACTGCAGGGGGCTGGAAGGAGACATTGTTCATGGTAGCCACTAGGATGTCCTCCTTACTGTCGCCTCTCTTACAGAACTTGTGGCCTTGCTTGCAGATGGTGCCAAGGCCAAGCACAATGAACATGCGCTCGTCGACTCTTCGTTGCACCGGAAGGCGCGCATGGTGCCGCAGGCTGGTCAGGTTGCTGTGGAAGTAGAAGGATGTAACTGTGTCATGTATATCAGGCATCTCAGGCACTATCGGCACATCTCCTGATGATGGACCTCGgcatccttcttcttctgtacCCCGGCTCGAGCTCACTGACGTTGGGCCACTGCAGGGGCCTTGGCTGACCTTGTACTGCACCATCCCCCTTGTGGCATACTCCGGAGTCTGGGTGTCAGGCAATGGTGCCTGATTGGGCAGGGCGGCCATGTAGTACCTTCCAGGGGGTGCATCAGCAATCAACAGAGCATCCACTGTCTCGCCAGGTGCGATGGCGATGACATCTGTGGTGAAGGGGCTGACATAGTTAGCATCGGCAGCCACCACAGTGAACTTGTGCCCAGCGATCTTTAGATAGAACTCAGAGAAGAGACCAGCATTGATTATCCGTAGCAGGTAGGTCTTGCCAGGCTCCACGTCCAGAACATAGCCTTCTTTAGCGACACCTGAGAGTTGCATTGAAGCACTTGGTTCAATAAAAAAAATATCGGTAATCGGTTACTTAACACAGTTGTAAACAGTCGATCACCCATTTTTTTTATCAAATTATCAGACAGAACGGCTGTTTAACCATGGTGTCTGAACTGCCATTTAAATGGGCAACACGAGCATTTAAACAGAACCACCAGTTTGCTATTGTGCAGCGTTTAAATGGTGTTTAAACAGGCTAAATTGCTGTTTATTATTAGACCAACAGAATACTTGCTTACCGGAGCAATTGAAGAGATCTCCTACCAAGCCATTGACTGTGGATGCCCTGGCATATGCCGTAAAGATGTTCTTCGTCATGTTCTTGGCCACCTCGACAAGGTCCTTCTCCCACCAGTCCCCTGTAATCATCTGGATCATTTCACGTGCATCTACTAGATAGTTGCATGGACAACCATGGAAAATTTTAAAAAACAATTCAATTCCCATAGAATATGACATATTTTCTTTTCTCCAAATAAATAGGGCCCAATGAAAATTTTCTCCACAAGAAAGTTTATGTTCCCATGTCGTAGGCAATCGATTTCTGAATGGCGGCACACAAACCTATAATGACTGGGACCTCCCTATGAGGCTTAGGAAATGGATACGACTCGGCCCCATGCCTTGGCCGGATGACGAATGCGCCATGGAGAGTTGCCCGTAGGCCAGGGACGTGAGCGTGCCACCATAGGGTGCCTTCCTGCCTGACGACATTGAACCGGTAGGTGAAATTTTTGTTCGGCATGATAGGGCATTGGGTGATCATCGGCACCCCATCGAACCAACCGTTCCGAAACTGCTTCACTCCGTGCCTGCATCAGGAACCACACAGAACGTGTTGAAGTAATCTGAAAAGACCTATCGTCTTTGTATT
Above is a genomic segment from Panicum hallii strain FIL2 chromosome 8, PHallii_v3.1, whole genome shotgun sequence containing:
- the LOC112902255 gene encoding laccase-15-like isoform X2 is translated as MITQCPIMPNKNFTYRFNVVRQEGTLWWHAHVPGLRATLHGAFVIRPRHGAESYPFPKPHREVPVIIGDWWEKDLVEVAKNMTKNIFTAYARASTVNGLVGDLFNCSGVAKEGYVLDVEPGKTYLLRIINAGLFSEFYLKIAGHKFTVVAADANYVSPFTTDVIAIAPGETVDALLIADAPPGRYYMAALPNQAPLPDTQTPEYATRGMVQYKVSQGPCSGPTSVSSSRGTEEEGCRGPSSGDVPIVPEMPDIHDTVTSFYFHSNLTSLRHHARLPVQRRVDERMFIVLGLGTICKQGHKFCKRGDSKEDILVATMNNVSFQPPAVTSTPLLEAHYYHTGPCGKVQDLPKMPPKLFNFTDEALIPFGPKEMRLEPTYKATLVRRFQHGAIVEIVFQSTAMLQGDSNPMHLHGHDMVVLAQGLGNYDPVKDGARYNHVNPPVKNTVLVPNLGWIAVRFVANNPGVWFMHCHYEFHLSMGMAAVFIVEDGPTMDTSLPPPPVNFPTCGHDIDLMPKISTSVLRKVKPR
- the LOC112902255 gene encoding laccase-15-like isoform X1, which encodes MWTLFLFEVSRWTSISQLIFTIIILIHWLTWHGVKQFRNGWFDGVPMITQCPIMPNKNFTYRFNVVRQEGTLWWHAHVPGLRATLHGAFVIRPRHGAESYPFPKPHREVPVIIGDWWEKDLVEVAKNMTKNIFTAYARASTVNGLVGDLFNCSGVAKEGYVLDVEPGKTYLLRIINAGLFSEFYLKIAGHKFTVVAADANYVSPFTTDVIAIAPGETVDALLIADAPPGRYYMAALPNQAPLPDTQTPEYATRGMVQYKVSQGPCSGPTSVSSSRGTEEEGCRGPSSGDVPIVPEMPDIHDTVTSFYFHSNLTSLRHHARLPVQRRVDERMFIVLGLGTICKQGHKFCKRGDSKEDILVATMNNVSFQPPAVTSTPLLEAHYYHTGPCGKVQDLPKMPPKLFNFTDEALIPFGPKEMRLEPTYKATLVRRFQHGAIVEIVFQSTAMLQGDSNPMHLHGHDMVVLAQGLGNYDPVKDGARYNHVNPPVKNTVLVPNLGWIAVRFVANNPGVWFMHCHYEFHLSMGMAAVFIVEDGPTMDTSLPPPPVNFPTCGHDIDLMPKISTSVLRKVKPR